One Brachyspira suanatina DNA segment encodes these proteins:
- a CDS encoding YidC/Oxa1 family membrane protein insertase yields the protein MGLSDFLYNVFIYPIEFILETSFYFFKVYTKSSYVVSIFFISLVVNFISLPLYNIAERWQQKERDIQNKMKPMIDNIKSVFKGDQRYLLIRTCQRIHGYKTIYAFRGTLGILIQIPFFIAAYHFIHNLDGLEFGQLGYITNLSKPDELLKIGNISINILPFIMTIISLLASLVYSKKLTIKEQMPLYITNLIFLLLLYNSPAGLLFYWTVNCTFSLVKNIVLENYSFFKAKIDKIFKNKIIMAIIKRVSFTIFIIFTIFIFVYTLLYLYRDTIFAVSLEKQYLKIFRVDVKTYKDVLSIWAILFAIVIYKKYLYKLFNIKLNNNNTFKLLAASSISITLLAGLFIPSTLIASSGQEFSEPFTLILNNISKYIGFFFVYSLFIYSLFSSKIKNILSLLLIYISVVFFVDTFIIIGNYGNISSSFVFDNAQLLNTNFIQIILNITVVSLFILIIYLLLKKDKVNILINIYVIISLVLFSISIYDIIKINKEQQILSDLRKGFDLNLTENNYNNIFNLSKTGTNVFVIILDRAANSYVLDYLNSNEELKKEFNGFTLYTNVISYAEVTIGSLTSLMGGYEYLPYNISEESKYNLKDKFNESLLLMPRMFADNGYTANMFNTTFVNLNFGFDTSIFSGLSNINAYAQNDNFIKFSVSNILNDYEELNDVKEAFDNKLYDINNIDLNIKRAFRFSIFRIIPSFLRSFFYSNSDWYIFSMDSSYYINKSLREFAVLNSIKHITSINDNGNYFNFIHSESTHEPEYVNNDLLPSIWKYSIPSEDYKKFGNEFQVRSYYANCAAIDNLITFLHFIKDNDIYNNTKIIIVSDHAFILDTEFFKKNSIEFMSIYNPLLMYKDFNSTNDFNISSEFMTVADIPYLSTIHLTNRANPFTGNILSNDSKNKDELKLLIFDEWQPERQLEKRFNFSKYYTVKGNIFDKNNWKLNTFKK from the coding sequence ATGGGATTGTCGGATTTTTTATATAATGTATTTATATACCCAATAGAATTTATTTTAGAAACATCTTTTTATTTTTTCAAAGTATATACAAAAAGTTCTTATGTTGTAAGTATATTTTTTATAAGTTTAGTTGTAAATTTTATTTCTTTGCCATTATATAATATAGCGGAAAGATGGCAGCAAAAAGAAAGAGATATTCAAAATAAAATGAAGCCCATGATTGATAATATAAAATCTGTGTTTAAAGGTGATCAAAGATATTTACTCATAAGAACTTGTCAAAGAATTCATGGATATAAAACAATTTATGCATTTAGAGGAACTTTAGGCATTCTTATACAAATACCATTTTTTATAGCAGCATATCATTTTATACATAATCTTGATGGGTTAGAATTTGGTCAATTAGGATATATTACTAATTTGTCTAAACCTGATGAACTTCTTAAAATTGGAAATATAAGCATCAATATTCTTCCTTTTATTATGACTATAATAAGTTTATTAGCTTCTTTAGTCTATTCTAAAAAACTTACTATAAAAGAACAGATGCCTTTATATATTACTAATTTAATTTTTTTACTTCTTTTATATAATTCGCCTGCAGGACTTCTATTTTATTGGACGGTAAATTGTACTTTTTCATTGGTTAAAAATATAGTTTTAGAAAATTATAGTTTTTTTAAAGCTAAAATAGATAAGATTTTTAAAAACAAAATAATCATGGCTATTATAAAAAGAGTTTCTTTTACTATATTTATAATTTTTACAATTTTTATATTTGTATATACATTGTTATATCTATATAGAGATACTATATTTGCAGTTTCATTAGAAAAACAATATTTAAAAATATTTAGAGTTGATGTCAAAACATATAAAGATGTATTAAGTATATGGGCCATATTGTTTGCAATAGTAATTTATAAAAAATATTTATATAAATTATTTAATATAAAACTTAATAATAATAATACTTTCAAACTTTTAGCTGCATCTTCTATTTCTATAACATTACTTGCTGGACTTTTTATTCCATCTACTTTAATAGCTTCTTCAGGACAGGAATTTAGTGAACCGTTTACATTGATATTGAATAATATATCTAAATACATAGGTTTTTTCTTTGTTTATTCATTATTTATATATTCTTTGTTTTCCAGCAAAATAAAAAATATATTATCGCTTCTTTTGATATATATATCAGTAGTGTTTTTTGTAGATACTTTTATTATCATTGGAAATTATGGTAATATATCAAGTAGTTTTGTATTTGATAATGCTCAGCTGCTTAATACAAATTTTATTCAAATAATATTAAATATTACTGTAGTATCATTATTTATATTAATTATTTATTTATTATTAAAAAAAGATAAAGTAAATATTTTAATTAATATATATGTTATAATATCTTTAGTATTATTTTCTATATCTATTTATGATATAATAAAAATTAATAAAGAGCAGCAAATATTATCAGACCTTAGAAAAGGGTTTGATTTAAATCTTACAGAAAATAATTATAACAATATTTTTAATTTATCTAAAACAGGCACAAATGTATTTGTAATAATATTAGACAGAGCGGCAAACAGTTATGTATTAGATTATTTAAATAGTAATGAAGAATTAAAAAAAGAATTTAATGGTTTTACATTATATACAAATGTTATATCGTATGCAGAAGTTACAATAGGTTCATTAACTAGCCTTATGGGCGGATATGAATATTTACCTTATAATATAAGTGAAGAATCTAAATATAATTTAAAAGATAAATTTAATGAATCATTATTACTTATGCCTAGAATGTTTGCTGATAATGGATATACAGCAAATATGTTTAATACTACTTTTGTGAATTTAAATTTCGGTTTTGATACTTCAATATTTTCAGGACTTTCCAATATAAATGCCTATGCCCAAAATGATAATTTTATTAAATTTTCTGTTAGTAATATATTAAATGATTATGAAGAATTAAATGATGTAAAAGAAGCATTTGATAATAAATTATATGATATTAATAATATTGATTTAAATATTAAAAGAGCATTTAGATTTTCTATTTTTAGAATTATACCATCTTTTTTAAGAAGTTTTTTTTATAGTAATTCAGATTGGTATATTTTTTCTATGGACTCATCTTATTATATTAACAAATCACTAAGAGAGTTTGCTGTTTTAAATTCTATAAAACATATTACTTCTATCAATGATAACGGTAATTATTTTAATTTTATTCACAGTGAATCAACACATGAACCTGAATATGTCAATAATGATTTGCTTCCGTCGATATGGAAATATTCAATACCAAGTGAAGATTATAAAAAATTCGGCAATGAATTTCAAGTGAGGAGCTATTATGCTAATTGTGCTGCTATAGATAATTTGATAACTTTTTTACACTTTATCAAAGATAATGACATCTATAATAATACAAAAATAATAATAGTTTCTGATCATGCATTTATTTTGGACACTGAATTTTTCAAAAAAAATTCTATAGAGTTCATGTCAATATATAATCCTCTTTTAATGTATAAAGATTTTAATTCTACTAATGATTTTAATATATCTTCAGAATTTATGACTGTGGCAGATATACCTTATTTATCTACTATACATTTAACAAACAGAGCTAATCCTTTTACAGGAAATATTCTATCAAATGATTCTAAAAATAAAGATGAATTAAAACTTTTAATATTTGATGAGTGGCAGCCTGAAAGACAATTAGAAAAAAGATTTAATTTTTCTAAATATTATACTGTTAAAGGAAATATTTTTGACAAAAATAATTGGAAATTAAATACATTCAAAAAATAA
- a CDS encoding CoA-disulfide reductase, with product MKKVIIIGGVAAGMSAAAKARRIDKEAVITVYEKTDVVSWGACGMPYYVGGFYESPNTMIARTAEATIKSGIDLKVKHEVLKIDAKNKKVLVKDIINNKEFEDNYDSLLIATGAKSIIPNIPNINIGNVSTLKDFSDSINMREKMKDSNIKNVVILGAGFIAIEAAHALKHIGKNVTIIQRSDRVFGNKFDKEFSDMVIEHIKENVDLHLNEKVQSLEADNNNNVKAVITDKGKYDADYVVVAIGVTPNNDLAKEAGIKLMDNGAILVDREGKTSIDSIYAAGDCASIYDKVLDDQTYAALATGANKLGRMVASNLVGGHEKFIGSLTSACILTFELEAARTGITEEEAKKRNINYKTVTVKDLDHTHYYPGYEDLHIKLIYLADNRKIIGGQILGKRGAVLRADVIAACIHAGLTVDELGMLDLCYAPPFARTWDSLNVAGNAAK from the coding sequence ATGAAAAAAGTTATAATAATAGGAGGCGTTGCTGCAGGAATGAGTGCAGCTGCTAAAGCTAGAAGAATAGATAAAGAAGCTGTAATTACAGTTTATGAGAAAACAGATGTTGTATCTTGGGGAGCATGCGGCATGCCTTATTATGTAGGCGGTTTTTATGAAAGCCCTAATACTATGATAGCAAGAACTGCTGAAGCTACTATAAAATCTGGGATAGATTTAAAAGTTAAGCATGAAGTTTTAAAAATAGATGCTAAAAATAAAAAGGTATTAGTGAAAGATATTATCAATAATAAAGAATTTGAAGATAATTATGATTCTCTTCTCATAGCTACAGGAGCAAAATCAATAATACCTAATATACCAAATATTAATATAGGAAATGTATCAACTCTAAAAGATTTCAGCGACTCTATTAATATGAGAGAAAAAATGAAAGACTCTAATATAAAAAATGTTGTAATATTAGGTGCTGGATTTATAGCTATTGAAGCTGCTCATGCTTTAAAGCATATAGGGAAGAATGTTACTATTATACAGCGTTCAGACAGAGTATTTGGAAATAAATTCGATAAAGAATTTTCTGATATGGTAATAGAGCATATAAAAGAAAATGTTGACTTGCATCTCAATGAAAAAGTTCAATCACTAGAAGCTGATAACAATAATAATGTAAAAGCAGTTATCACAGACAAAGGAAAATATGATGCTGATTATGTTGTTGTTGCTATAGGAGTTACACCTAATAATGATTTGGCAAAAGAGGCTGGCATCAAATTAATGGATAATGGTGCTATATTAGTTGATAGAGAAGGAAAAACAAGCATTGATTCTATATATGCTGCAGGAGATTGTGCTAGCATATATGATAAAGTATTAGATGATCAGACTTATGCTGCTCTTGCTACAGGGGCTAACAAATTAGGAAGAATGGTTGCAAGTAATTTAGTAGGAGGGCATGAAAAGTTTATAGGCAGTTTAACTAGTGCCTGCATACTTACTTTTGAACTTGAAGCTGCAAGAACAGGAATCACAGAGGAAGAAGCTAAAAAAAGAAATATCAATTACAAAACTGTTACTGTAAAAGATTTAGATCATACGCATTATTATCCTGGTTATGAGGATTTACATATAAAACTTATATATTTAGCTGACAACAGAAAGATAATAGGTGGTCAGATATTAGGAAAAAGAGGTGCTGTATTGAGGGCTGATGTTATAGCTGCTTGTATACATGCTGGGCTTACTGTAGATGAATTAGGAATGCTTGATTTATGTTATGCTCCTCCTTTTGCAAGGACTTGGGATTCTTTGAATGTGGCAGGAAATGCGGCTAAATAA
- a CDS encoding rubrerythrin family protein, whose protein sequence is MNLKGSKTEVNLRNAFIGEAMARCRYMYYAEKAREEGKEDVAAAYEKFARNEQEHAKIWFESFHGIPTTEENLKESIINENYESIDMYLSYAKTAQEEGFDELAMAFMNVARIEDGHKKQFQSLLRDSKADIPSWQCDICGYIDSENKNPSICPVCKHKIKK, encoded by the coding sequence ATGAATTTAAAAGGATCTAAAACTGAGGTGAATTTGAGAAATGCTTTTATAGGTGAGGCTATGGCTAGATGCAGATATATGTATTATGCTGAAAAGGCCCGTGAGGAAGGAAAAGAAGATGTTGCTGCTGCTTATGAAAAATTTGCTAGAAATGAACAGGAGCATGCTAAAATATGGTTTGAAAGTTTTCATGGCATACCTACTACAGAAGAAAATTTAAAAGAGTCTATAATAAATGAAAATTATGAATCTATAGATATGTATCTTTCTTATGCTAAAACTGCCCAAGAAGAAGGCTTTGATGAATTGGCTATGGCTTTTATGAATGTGGCAAGGATTGAAGACGGACATAAAAAACAATTCCAAAGTTTACTTAGGGATAGTAAAGCAGATATACCAAGCTGGCAATGTGATATATGCGGATATATAGATTCTGAAAATAAAAATCCTAGTATATGTCCTGTATGTAAGCATAAAATAAAAAAATAA
- a CDS encoding PhoH family protein gives MTENFIPNKKVFVFDTNVILHDFKSIFSFEETNIVIPITVLEEVDKFKKGSDTINFNAREFIRELDVIVEKNEELQGVKDIFKKGALLDNKSKVFIDVNNEEREEFKKIFAGNIPDHKILSCAYNIKCENHRVILITKDINMRMKARSLGIDTQDYNTDKIEKLSSLFTGIESISGDNARIYIKELSENKEIEVKGEHSIYPNTYFCYRVKEDDEAVIGKYKDDTKTIVHVDTDINAYGIKPRNEEQAMALDVLLDNNIPLVTIMGKAGTGKTLLALAAALAKRREYRQILLARPVVALSNKDLGFLPGDVNSKLDPYMQPLFDNLSVIQHIHSDDSDESKNIKKMLENEKIVISPLAYIRGRSLNKIYFIVDEAQNLTPHEIKTIITRAGEGTKIVFTGDIHQIDTPYLDERNNGLTYLIDRTKGEVLSGTVTLEKGERSQLAELAANVL, from the coding sequence ATGACAGAAAATTTTATACCTAATAAGAAAGTGTTCGTATTTGATACAAATGTTATACTTCATGATTTTAAGTCAATATTTTCTTTTGAAGAAACTAATATAGTTATACCTATTACAGTTTTGGAAGAAGTTGATAAATTTAAAAAAGGAAGCGATACAATCAATTTCAATGCCAGAGAGTTTATACGAGAACTTGATGTAATTGTAGAAAAAAATGAGGAACTTCAAGGAGTAAAGGATATATTCAAAAAAGGTGCTTTGCTTGATAATAAAAGTAAAGTATTTATAGATGTTAATAATGAAGAGAGAGAAGAATTCAAAAAGATATTTGCAGGAAATATACCTGATCATAAAATACTATCTTGTGCCTATAATATAAAATGTGAAAATCACAGAGTCATTCTTATAACTAAAGATATTAATATGAGAATGAAGGCTAGAAGTTTAGGGATAGATACTCAGGACTATAATACTGACAAGATAGAAAAATTATCTTCATTATTTACAGGTATAGAAAGCATTTCAGGAGATAATGCACGCATTTATATAAAAGAGCTTAGCGAAAATAAAGAAATAGAAGTTAAAGGCGAGCATTCTATTTATCCTAATACATATTTCTGCTATAGAGTAAAAGAAGATGATGAGGCAGTGATAGGAAAATATAAAGATGACACAAAAACAATAGTTCATGTTGATACTGATATAAATGCTTATGGTATAAAGCCAAGAAATGAAGAACAGGCTATGGCTTTAGATGTTTTACTCGATAATAATATCCCTTTAGTTACTATAATGGGTAAAGCTGGAACTGGTAAAACTCTTTTAGCATTAGCTGCTGCTTTGGCAAAGAGAAGAGAGTACAGACAAATACTTTTAGCCCGTCCTGTAGTGGCACTTTCTAATAAAGATTTAGGTTTCTTACCAGGTGATGTAAACAGTAAATTGGATCCTTATATGCAGCCTTTATTTGATAACCTTTCAGTAATACAGCATATTCATTCTGATGACAGCGATGAAAGTAAGAATATCAAAAAAATGCTTGAAAATGAAAAAATAGTAATTTCTCCTCTTGCCTACATTAGAGGAAGAAGTTTGAACAAGATTTATTTCATAGTAGATGAAGCACAGAACCTCACACCTCATGAAATAAAAACTATTATAACAAGAGCAGGCGAAGGAACAAAAATAGTTTTCACAGGAGATATTCACCAGATAGATACTCCTTATTTGGACGAAAGAAACAATGGGCTTACTTATCTAATAGACCGTACAAAAGGAGAAGTTTTAAGTGGTACTGTAACACTTGAAAAAGGAGAGCGTTCACAGCTTGCAGAACTTGCTGCTAATGTATTATAA
- a CDS encoding DapH/DapD/GlmU-related protein — protein MNIEEFIKHCKEGNPISSEDKELAPLLYECSQNAIKITMQINNSYHTTDEVRKLFEQLTGEKIDESFTCFPPFYTDFGRNIKIGKNVFFNTGCSFQDRGGITIGDNVFIGMNVIISTLNHGIEIQNRSTTYPSKVTIGNNVWIGSGANILPGITIGDNSIIAAGTLVNKDVPSNVIVGGVPAKIIRNL, from the coding sequence ATGAATATAGAAGAGTTTATAAAACATTGTAAAGAAGGCAATCCAATATCAAGCGAGGATAAAGAACTTGCACCGCTTTTATATGAATGCTCACAAAATGCAATAAAAATAACAATGCAAATCAATAATAGCTATCATACTACAGATGAGGTGAGAAAATTATTTGAACAATTAACAGGTGAAAAAATAGATGAAAGTTTCACATGCTTTCCTCCATTTTATACAGACTTTGGAAGAAATATAAAAATAGGAAAGAATGTATTTTTTAATACAGGCTGTTCATTTCAGGACAGAGGCGGGATCACAATAGGAGACAATGTATTTATTGGTATGAATGTAATTATTTCTACACTTAATCATGGAATAGAGATACAAAACAGAAGTACAACATATCCGTCAAAAGTAACAATAGGCAATAATGTTTGGATAGGTTCTGGTGCTAATATACTACCCGGCATTACAATAGGGGATAACTCAATAATAGCTGCCGGTACTTTGGTAAATAAAGATGTTCCTTCTAATGTTATAGTTGGCGGAGTGCCTGCTAAAATAATAAGAAATTTATAA
- a CDS encoding alpha/beta hydrolase, translating to MKKIILSATLILTFLISCNNTQNNQSKGGDNMDTRVFKIYTNIEMKKVRFKNRYGIEIAGDLYLPENYTNQKNPAIVVSGPFGAVKEQASGLYAQEMATYGFVALAFDPSFTGESGGDVRNTSSPDIFTEDYSAAVDYLGLLDYVDRNRIGAIGICGLSGMAITAAGTDTRIKAVATLSMYDMSRDMSKGHQDYYTPEQRRKIREYLSEQRWKDAESKTYALGNHEPYFDENNNLMASAMVVPEELPENADPVFAAFYNYYAKRAYHPRAINFVTSWTATMPVSFWNFPLMANIKDVSPTPILLVAGDRAHSRYYSEDVYKEALEPKELLIIEDADHVDLYDNMEKIPFDKLSQFFKDNLK from the coding sequence ATGAAAAAAATAATATTATCAGCAACTTTAATACTAACTTTTTTAATATCTTGTAACAACACACAAAATAATCAATCTAAAGGAGGAGATAATATGGATACAAGAGTTTTTAAAATTTATACAAATATAGAAATGAAAAAAGTAAGATTCAAAAACCGTTACGGTATAGAAATAGCAGGGGATTTATATTTACCAGAAAATTATACTAATCAAAAAAATCCTGCCATAGTTGTATCCGGCCCATTCGGAGCGGTTAAAGAACAAGCTTCAGGATTATATGCACAAGAGATGGCTACTTATGGTTTTGTTGCTTTAGCATTCGATCCTTCTTTTACTGGTGAAAGCGGCGGAGATGTAAGAAACACTTCTTCACCTGATATATTTACTGAAGATTACAGTGCTGCTGTAGATTATTTGGGTTTGCTTGATTATGTAGACAGAAACCGTATCGGTGCAATAGGTATTTGCGGACTTTCTGGTATGGCTATCACTGCTGCTGGAACTGACACTAGAATAAAAGCTGTAGCAACTCTTTCAATGTATGATATGTCAAGAGATATGAGTAAAGGACATCAAGACTATTATACTCCTGAACAAAGAAGAAAAATAAGAGAATATTTAAGCGAGCAGCGTTGGAAAGATGCTGAAAGCAAAACTTATGCTTTAGGTAATCATGAACCTTATTTTGATGAGAACAATAATTTAATGGCTTCTGCAATGGTTGTACCTGAAGAGCTTCCAGAAAATGCTGATCCTGTATTTGCTGCTTTCTACAACTATTATGCTAAAAGAGCTTATCATCCTAGAGCTATAAACTTTGTTACTTCTTGGACTGCCACAATGCCTGTATCATTTTGGAATTTCCCTTTGATGGCTAATATTAAAGATGTTTCTCCTACTCCTATACTTTTAGTAGCAGGCGACAGAGCACATTCAAGATACTATTCTGAAGATGTTTATAAAGAAGCATTAGAACCAAAAGAACTTTTAATAATAGAAGATGCTGATCATGTTGATTTATATGACAATATGGAAAAAATTCCTTTTGATAAATTATCCCAGTTCTTCAAAGATAATTTAAAATAA
- a CDS encoding LysR family transcriptional regulator, with amino-acid sequence MEIRALKYFLTTVREGNITKAAKYLNLTQPNLSRQINILERDIGHKLFERKHNNIILTPEGILLKKRAEEIIDMIDKTRAEFNFTDELIAGDIFIGAGETWAMSLLASVMKEMQSVYPHIRYNIYSGNFNDITEKLDKGLLDFGVLIDPADLSKYDYLKIHAKDTWGVIMRKDSELAKKKYITKTDLLDLPLIMSRQAIENKLNDNDFIRWFGDSFDKLNIAATYNLLYNALIMVKEGMGYALSLDKLIDNMHNENICFIPLKPKLESGLNIVWKKNQEFSRASKIFLDRLTNEFNNKI; translated from the coding sequence ATGGAAATCAGGGCTTTAAAATATTTTTTAACAACTGTAAGAGAAGGCAATATTACAAAGGCTGCAAAATATCTTAATCTCACTCAGCCAAATCTATCCAGACAGATAAATATACTTGAAAGAGATATAGGGCATAAACTATTTGAAAGAAAGCATAATAATATAATTCTCACTCCTGAAGGCATTTTATTAAAAAAAAGAGCCGAAGAAATAATAGATATGATAGATAAAACTAGAGCAGAGTTTAATTTTACAGATGAATTAATAGCAGGTGATATATTCATTGGGGCAGGTGAAACTTGGGCTATGAGTTTGCTTGCTTCTGTTATGAAAGAGATGCAAAGTGTTTATCCTCATATAAGATACAATATTTACAGCGGAAATTTTAATGATATCACAGAAAAACTTGATAAAGGATTATTAGATTTTGGTGTATTAATAGATCCGGCAGATTTGTCAAAGTATGATTATTTAAAAATACATGCTAAAGATACTTGGGGTGTAATTATGAGAAAAGATTCAGAACTTGCAAAAAAGAAGTATATAACCAAAACTGATTTATTAGATTTACCTTTAATTATGTCTAGGCAGGCTATAGAAAATAAATTAAATGACAATGATTTTATAAGATGGTTTGGTGATAGTTTTGATAAACTTAATATAGCAGCTACATATAACTTACTTTACAATGCATTGATTATGGTTAAGGAAGGAATGGGGTATGCTTTAAGTTTGGATAAATTGATAGACAACATGCATAATGAAAATATTTGTTTTATACCTTTAAAGCCTAAATTAGAATCTGGTCTTAATATAGTTTGGAAGAAGAATCAGGAGTTTTCAAGGGCTTCCAAAATATTTTTAGATAGGCTTACAAATGAATTTAATAATAAAATTTGA
- a CDS encoding dual specificity protein phosphatase family protein — MKKLYKNLYVGNDRDCAEFKGAIVHACQSCFVRGVRGNIGDKKVYQNNNDLYLNLLDISSLSFEYAFPMIKRAMEFIDEHINDMEVLVHCNFGMSRSPSIALLYMARKGYISNTSFKDALRDFHEIYTYYSPGMGMYRYFDNYWYEIMSF; from the coding sequence ATGAAAAAATTATATAAAAATCTATATGTAGGTAATGACAGAGATTGTGCTGAGTTTAAAGGGGCTATAGTTCATGCTTGCCAAAGCTGTTTTGTTAGAGGTGTAAGAGGAAATATAGGCGATAAAAAAGTATATCAAAATAATAATGATTTATATTTGAATTTACTTGATATAAGCAGTTTATCTTTTGAATATGCCTTTCCTATGATAAAAAGAGCTATGGAGTTTATAGATGAACATATAAATGATATGGAGGTATTGGTTCATTGTAATTTCGGCATGTCAAGATCTCCATCTATAGCACTTCTTTATATGGCAAGAAAAGGCTATATAAGTAATACTTCATTCAAAGATGCTTTAAGAGATTTTCATGAAATATACACTTACTATTCACCTGGAATGGGAATGTATAGATACTTCGATAATTATTGGTACGAAATAATGAGTTTTTAG
- the ribD gene encoding bifunctional diaminohydroxyphosphoribosylaminopyrimidine deaminase/5-amino-6-(5-phosphoribosylamino)uracil reductase RibD: MQNNMHEKYMKMAIEEAKKGEGFTSPNPLVGAVIVKDGKVIGIGYHKKCGENHAEINAFLDAKEKGENVEDADIYVTLEPCSHYGKTPPCADAIIKNKLKRVIIGCVDSNPKVAGNGIKKLKDAGIEVVVNVLEEECRKLNEVFFYYIANKRPFIVMKYAMTMDGKIATVSGKSKWITSEKTREHSHRFRNKYSAIMVGINTIIEDNPTLNCRLPNTRNPIRIILDSSLKIDLNSNICKTAKEIKTFIATIRDDDKKIKELESVGIEIIKTENDNGKVSLKDLMRILGEEKDIDSVYVEGGAALHASLLKEKLVNKALIYIAPKIFGGIEAKSPIGGEGIDDPDNAVKLTEGSITKIENDLFLEYYLKY; this comes from the coding sequence ATGCAGAACAATATGCATGAAAAGTACATGAAAATGGCTATAGAAGAAGCTAAAAAAGGAGAAGGTTTTACAAGTCCTAATCCTTTGGTTGGTGCTGTTATAGTGAAAGATGGAAAAGTTATAGGCATTGGATACCATAAAAAATGCGGTGAAAATCATGCAGAGATTAATGCTTTCTTAGATGCCAAAGAAAAAGGCGAAAATGTTGAAGATGCTGATATATATGTAACTTTAGAGCCTTGTTCTCATTATGGAAAAACTCCTCCTTGTGCTGATGCTATTATAAAAAATAAGTTAAAAAGAGTGATTATAGGATGTGTTGATTCTAATCCTAAAGTAGCAGGAAACGGAATAAAAAAATTAAAAGATGCTGGTATTGAAGTTGTAGTAAATGTGCTTGAAGAAGAATGCAGAAAATTAAATGAGGTTTTCTTCTATTATATAGCTAATAAAAGACCATTTATTGTTATGAAATATGCTATGACTATGGATGGCAAAATAGCTACTGTAAGTGGAAAATCAAAATGGATAACTTCAGAAAAAACTAGAGAGCATTCTCATAGATTTAGAAATAAATACTCTGCTATAATGGTTGGAATAAATACTATAATAGAAGATAATCCTACACTTAATTGCAGACTTCCAAATACTAGAAATCCTATAAGAATAATTTTGGATAGTTCATTAAAAATAGATTTGAATTCTAATATTTGTAAAACAGCAAAAGAAATAAAAACTTTTATAGCTACTATTAGAGATGATGATAAAAAAATAAAAGAACTTGAAAGTGTAGGTATAGAGATAATAAAAACAGAAAATGATAATGGCAAAGTAAGTTTAAAAGATTTGATGAGAATACTTGGAGAAGAAAAAGATATTGACAGTGTGTATGTTGAAGGCGGTGCTGCTTTACATGCTAGTTTATTAAAAGAAAAGTTAGTAAATAAGGCTTTGATTTATATAGCACCAAAAATATTCGGAGGTATTGAAGCAAAAAGCCCTATAGGAGGCGAAGGAATAGATGATCCTGATAATGCTGTTAAACTTACGGAAGGCAGCATAACAAAAATAGAAAACGATTTGTTTTTGGAGTATTATTTAAAATATTAA